A single region of the Phalacrocorax carbo chromosome 4, bPhaCar2.1, whole genome shotgun sequence genome encodes:
- the PLA2G12A gene encoding group XIIA secretory phospholipase A2 → MARAPLLLLPLLLLLLGCARRGPRPARCQEGPQTADWRMTLKTIRNGVHKIDVYLNAALDLLGGEDGLCQYKCSDGSKPIPRYGYKPSPPNGCGSPLFGVQFDVGIPSMTKCCNHHDRCYDTCGNKKNDCDEEFQSCLSKICRDVQKTLGISESIQACESTVQLLFDTVIHLGCKPYLDSQRAACMCHYEDKTDL, encoded by the exons ATGGCCCGCgccccactcctcctcctccccctcctgctgctgctgctgggctgcgcCCGGCGGGGCCCGCGGCCGGCGCGGTGCCAGGAGGGGCCGCAGACCGCCGACTGGAGGATGACGCTGAAGACCATCCGCAACGGCGTGCACAAGATCGACGTGTACCTCAACGCGGCCCTCGACCTGCTGGGCGGCGAGGACGGCCTCTGTCAGTACAAGTGCAGCGACG GATCAAAGCCCATTCCTCGCTACGGATATAAACCTTCACCACCAAATGGTTGTGGATCCCCTTTATTTGGAGTTCAG TTTGACGTCGGTATCCCTTCGATGACAAAGTGCTGCAATCACCATGACAGATGCTATGATACTTGtggcaataaaaaaaatgatTGTGATGAGGAGTTTCAATCCTGCCTCTCCAAAATCTGCAGAGATGTGCAGAAAACACTTGGAATCTCAGAGAGTATCCAGG CTTGTGAATCAACTGTTCAGCTGTTGTTTGACACGGTTATACACTTAGGATGTAAACCATACCTGGATAGCCAGAGAGCTGCATGTATGTGTCATTATGAGGATAAGACAGATCTCTGA